A genomic region of Methanocorpusculum vombati contains the following coding sequences:
- a CDS encoding transcriptional regulator — protein MSNDRLLQNVVSILIMAGYNVSERCEIRPRSFDLMTSDGEHLLVIKVVSQIDSVNEDIAWDLDKIARHLGAVPLIIGERARDAPLERGAIYLRYSINAVSSATLYDYLAEGELPLVYASPGGLYVNIDADRLRELREEQSMSLGDLAHALGVSRRTISKYEGGMGTTLEVAMRLEELFNDDIVMPIDLLRYTPAAEERTPASLPSGHSDDADPHQQPADRLRSIGISVQELRRAPFHAFAVFENETILTCYGTAQKTVRRAELVGNISQISGTHSLCVVSDYRKEKKIGKTLVIGEERLKDVSDGSDLLEMVTEKQ, from the coding sequence ATGTCCAACGACCGGCTGCTTCAGAATGTGGTCAGTATCCTGATCATGGCAGGCTATAATGTATCGGAACGCTGCGAGATACGTCCGCGGAGTTTCGATCTGATGACCTCAGACGGTGAGCATCTGCTGGTCATCAAGGTCGTGTCCCAGATAGACAGTGTCAACGAGGACATTGCCTGGGACCTGGACAAAATTGCCCGGCATCTGGGTGCCGTTCCCCTCATCATCGGGGAGCGGGCGCGTGATGCGCCGCTGGAGCGCGGTGCAATCTATCTGCGGTACAGTATCAATGCGGTGTCTTCTGCGACGCTGTATGATTATCTTGCGGAGGGTGAGCTGCCGCTCGTGTATGCATCGCCCGGCGGTCTTTATGTAAACATTGACGCCGACCGGCTCCGGGAACTGCGCGAGGAACAGTCGATGTCCCTCGGCGATCTCGCCCATGCGCTTGGGGTTTCCCGCCGGACCATCAGCAAGTACGAGGGCGGCATGGGTACTACGCTTGAGGTTGCCATGCGGCTTGAGGAGCTGTTCAATGATGATATTGTGATGCCGATCGATCTTCTCAGGTATACGCCGGCAGCGGAGGAGCGAACGCCGGCATCACTGCCGTCGGGACACAGTGATGATGCCGATCCCCATCAGCAGCCTGCCGACCGGCTGCGATCGATCGGTATCAGTGTGCAGGAGCTCCGCCGCGCGCCGTTCCATGCGTTCGCGGTGTTCGAGAATGAGACGATTCTCACCTGTTACGGTACTGCACAGAAGACCGTGCGCCGGGCTGAACTGGTCGGAAACATCTCGCAGATTTCCGGTACCCATTCTTTGTGTGTGGTCTCGGACTACCGCAAGGAGAAAAAGATCGGCAAAACGCTTGTGATCGGTGAGGAGCGGCTGAAGGATGTCTCCGACGGTTCGGATCTGCTGGAGATGGTGACAGAGAAACAATAA
- a CDS encoding tRNA(Ile)(2)-agmatinylcytidine synthase has product MFLGIDDTDSPDGMCTTYLGAMLAENLQRAGYTLGELRLVRLNPNVIWKTRGNAAVCLEISGGTPEAVFNAACELVEEFAEFDCENTNPGVVVVNERPDPAFYYQALQRFCTIGETVRRLEKIGALYRGYKCGRGLIGALAAVSSVLPDATYELLAYRSVERFGTPREIMAESFFASAAATFPHTWDTVDPAAGTVVCVPHGKDPVLYGIRGESPEWVKRSAELLISEPPAFSQVWKTNQGTDAHLLDYEGKPQEGCSYRIDGVVADTPMTECGGHVDFLFTPDAGGPNLRVFAFEPTKDFRHTVRKLQSGDHLTLCGSWRKDALHLEKFRANTLRPARVRKSPKCPVCGGRMTSAGYGKGYKCRSCSGRIRTQEITEQIRGIAEGWYEVPPDARRHLAKPIARIQEETNSLRE; this is encoded by the coding sequence ATGTTCCTCGGCATAGACGACACGGACTCTCCGGACGGTATGTGCACCACCTATCTGGGCGCAATGCTCGCAGAAAATCTACAGCGCGCAGGATACACCCTTGGAGAGCTGCGGCTGGTTCGTCTGAACCCGAATGTGATCTGGAAAACGCGGGGCAACGCGGCGGTCTGTCTGGAAATCTCCGGCGGAACACCGGAGGCTGTCTTCAATGCCGCATGCGAACTGGTCGAGGAGTTCGCAGAGTTCGACTGTGAAAACACCAATCCGGGTGTCGTCGTCGTAAACGAACGGCCAGACCCGGCATTCTACTATCAGGCACTGCAAAGATTCTGTACCATCGGGGAAACGGTACGGCGGCTGGAAAAGATCGGCGCACTCTACCGCGGCTACAAATGCGGCCGCGGGCTCATCGGTGCTCTCGCCGCAGTCTCCTCCGTCCTGCCGGACGCAACCTATGAACTGCTCGCCTACCGGTCAGTAGAAAGATTTGGAACGCCGCGGGAAATTATGGCGGAGAGTTTCTTCGCGTCGGCCGCCGCAACATTCCCGCACACCTGGGACACCGTGGACCCCGCCGCAGGTACGGTTGTCTGTGTACCGCACGGAAAGGATCCCGTACTCTACGGCATTCGCGGAGAATCACCGGAATGGGTGAAACGTTCCGCCGAACTGCTCATCTCCGAACCCCCGGCGTTCTCCCAGGTATGGAAGACCAATCAGGGAACCGATGCGCACCTTCTGGACTACGAGGGCAAACCGCAGGAGGGATGCTCCTATCGCATCGACGGGGTTGTAGCCGACACCCCGATGACCGAATGCGGGGGTCACGTGGATTTTTTGTTCACTCCCGACGCGGGCGGACCAAACCTCAGGGTGTTTGCGTTTGAACCGACGAAGGACTTCCGGCACACGGTCCGCAAACTTCAGTCCGGCGACCATCTTACGCTCTGCGGCAGCTGGAGGAAAGATGCGCTGCATCTGGAAAAGTTCCGGGCAAACACGCTCCGTCCCGCGCGGGTGCGGAAGTCCCCGAAGTGTCCGGTCTGCGGCGGCCGCATGACCTCTGCCGGATACGGCAAAGGATACAAATGCCGCAGCTGTTCCGGGCGGATCCGGACCCAAGAGATTACGGAACAGATACGGGGGATTGCCGAAGGCTGGTATGAAGTCCCGCCCGATGCACGCCGGCATCTGGCAAAACCGATTGCCCGTATACAGGAAGAAACGAATAGTCTCCGTGAGTAA
- a CDS encoding deoxyhypusine synthase — protein MHKHCNDPVKQFIPRAGMTVNELVREMGGAGAYNGGSLFHAVDVYEKMLSDPDMTKFFGLSGAMVPAGMGGIVSTLIEKGHIDILTSTGANLTHDLIEAIGCHHYHGQAGCDDLELRKDEINRIYDVFLPNEAYEELEEFIQDVYNSLPEQPVTISKLLRTIGEQVDTGILATAAKHDVPVYCPAFQDSVLGLQYWMFSQFHKKTILDAIGDMHDLLNTAFSVKKAGAVLVGGGVPKNFTLQTMLMTENAFTYVVQLTGDRPDLGGLSGATLDEAKSWGKIGEGGIGVTVYGDATITLPILAAATLERLEQK, from the coding sequence ATGCACAAACACTGTAATGATCCAGTAAAACAGTTTATTCCCCGCGCAGGCATGACGGTGAACGAGCTGGTTCGGGAAATGGGGGGAGCGGGAGCATACAACGGCGGAAGCCTCTTCCACGCGGTTGATGTTTATGAGAAGATGCTGTCCGATCCGGATATGACAAAGTTCTTCGGTCTGTCCGGCGCGATGGTTCCGGCCGGAATGGGCGGTATTGTCTCAACGTTAATCGAGAAGGGACATATCGACATTCTCACGTCAACGGGCGCAAACCTCACGCATGATTTAATCGAGGCTATCGGCTGCCACCATTATCACGGGCAGGCGGGGTGCGATGATCTTGAACTCCGAAAAGATGAGATCAACAGAATCTATGATGTGTTCCTCCCCAACGAAGCGTATGAGGAGCTCGAAGAGTTCATTCAGGATGTGTACAACAGTCTGCCGGAGCAGCCGGTTACGATCAGCAAGCTGCTGCGGACGATCGGCGAGCAGGTGGATACCGGAATTCTTGCAACCGCGGCAAAGCATGATGTGCCGGTGTACTGTCCGGCGTTTCAGGATTCGGTGCTGGGTCTGCAGTACTGGATGTTTTCCCAGTTCCACAAAAAGACCATCTTGGATGCGATCGGCGACATGCATGATCTGCTGAACACGGCGTTTTCGGTGAAGAAGGCGGGCGCGGTTCTGGTGGGCGGCGGTGTTCCGAAGAACTTCACATTACAGACGATGCTGATGACGGAGAATGCATTTACGTATGTGGTTCAGCTGACCGGTGACCGGCCTGACCTCGGTGGGCTGTCCGGTGCGACACTGGATGAGGCAAAGTCCTGGGGAAAGATCGGCGAGGGCGGTATCGGCGTTACGGTGTACGGCGATGCAACGATTACCCTGCCGATTCTTGCTGCCGCAACGCTTGAGCGGCTGGAGCAGAAGTAA
- the pyrF gene encoding orotidine-5'-phosphate decarboxylase — protein sequence MADLLLALDVKGKTEAVRVANACTGEVDAIKIGYPLVLSTGLGIVKDLTNAEIPIIADFKVADIPNTNTLICEEVFGAGCSGIITHAFCGSDSLAACVDAAHDHGGVCFVVCEMSHPGALDFLSGDNAVRMAEMAKAAGADGIIAPATRPERTAMLRGVIGDAMKIYSPGVGAQGAQPEDVKKYVDGIIVGRAIYEATDPKAAAHEFRVRAR from the coding sequence ATGGCAGATCTTCTTCTTGCGCTGGATGTGAAGGGGAAGACCGAAGCTGTCCGCGTGGCGAATGCGTGTACCGGCGAGGTGGATGCAATTAAGATCGGGTACCCACTGGTGCTTTCGACGGGTCTTGGAATTGTGAAAGATCTGACAAACGCGGAGATTCCAATCATTGCGGACTTCAAGGTTGCCGATATTCCGAATACGAATACGCTTATCTGCGAGGAGGTGTTTGGCGCGGGCTGTTCAGGTATCATTACGCATGCGTTCTGCGGATCAGATTCGCTTGCGGCCTGTGTAGATGCGGCGCATGATCACGGCGGCGTCTGTTTTGTGGTATGTGAGATGAGCCACCCCGGCGCTCTTGATTTCCTATCCGGAGACAATGCTGTGCGGATGGCGGAGATGGCAAAAGCTGCGGGAGCTGACGGAATTATTGCGCCGGCAACGCGACCGGAGCGAACAGCAATGCTTCGCGGAGTTATCGGGGATGCAATGAAGATCTATTCGCCGGGTGTCGGTGCGCAGGGTGCACAGCCGGAGGATGTGAAGAAGTACGTGGACGGTATCATCGTGGGCCGGGCAATCTATGAGGCGACCGACCCGAAGGCTGCGGCACACGAATTCCGCGTGCGGGCGAGATAA
- a CDS encoding PEGA domain-containing protein, giving the protein MLKHLVLLTLLAALLLVVPAAAANASMIENTNFITVQSSPPSADVYIDGVYQGKTPVTSPDHYEGHYNVRVVLAGYDEYIVPDLYVKPLGSGVASVTANLMKNTSIAGVVVYAEPAGVNVYVDDVYAGTVPEAKDGGLQLAGYLPGKHDFRFEKDGYNTVTKNNYMLTAGNTETLRVTLGKAAATPEPTVTIVAPTEVTTVPTTFAPSAPPTKAPVPVLGLLLGLAAAVLLIRRT; this is encoded by the coding sequence ATGCTGAAACATCTTGTTCTTCTCACGCTTCTTGCAGCGCTCCTGCTGGTCGTTCCTGCCGCTGCTGCAAATGCTTCGATGATTGAAAATACCAACTTCATCACCGTTCAATCCAGTCCGCCGTCCGCTGATGTGTACATTGACGGTGTCTATCAGGGAAAGACACCGGTCACTTCGCCCGATCACTACGAAGGACATTACAATGTCCGGGTTGTTCTCGCCGGATACGATGAGTACATTGTTCCGGATCTGTATGTGAAACCTCTCGGTTCCGGTGTTGCGTCGGTAACAGCGAATCTGATGAAGAATACGTCGATTGCCGGCGTCGTGGTGTATGCGGAGCCGGCAGGCGTTAACGTGTATGTGGATGACGTGTATGCCGGAACGGTGCCGGAGGCAAAGGATGGGGGTCTCCAGCTGGCAGGCTATCTGCCGGGGAAGCACGATTTCCGGTTTGAAAAGGATGGCTACAACACCGTTACGAAAAACAACTACATGCTCACCGCCGGAAATACGGAGACCCTGCGGGTGACACTGGGAAAAGCCGCCGCAACTCCGGAACCGACGGTGACCATTGTTGCCCCGACCGAAGTTACCACGGTACCGACCACGTTTGCACCCTCCGCTCCGCCGACCAAAGCACCGGTGCCGGTGCTTGGTCTGCTTCTCGGTCTTGCCGCAGCAGTTCTCCTGATACGGAGAACCTGA
- a CDS encoding MFS transporter — MNHLAKRIAVLAAGHGAVDFYLPVISAALPVLLPFFAAQGITSYAMAGFLVTIINIIPAVVQPVAGWIQDRGGWTLGTSWCVLMTAVAISCFAFVQNYWLLLGLAVVAGIGNSLFHPNAYQQIYQFSTPTNRGTLLSLFSIGGSFGYGAAPLVVGALLVWAGLPALIYLIIPGIIVAFIISRFPQKPMHEPAVADRSVSGGSANWRCAGLMLGLSSLRTWVYYGFLAFATVYLTTYAGVEYFVATLFVTGMFYAGMIATLVAAVSSDKVGRKEVLLISYACSVPAYLGIFLLPAPFSLLSLLAAGFFLMAPATIEIATVQEMMPGSVGLASGIVIGIPLGVSAFASLVIGVLADIVGSMPEVLMMQAILMAATVVLCIFLPYPLKLWSR, encoded by the coding sequence ATGAACCATCTTGCAAAACGGATTGCGGTTCTTGCCGCCGGACACGGCGCGGTTGACTTCTACCTGCCGGTCATCTCAGCGGCCCTTCCGGTACTGCTGCCGTTCTTTGCCGCACAGGGAATCACCTCATATGCGATGGCCGGATTTCTGGTAACGATTATCAATATCATCCCCGCGGTTGTACAGCCGGTTGCCGGATGGATACAGGATCGGGGCGGCTGGACGCTCGGTACAAGCTGGTGCGTACTGATGACTGCGGTTGCCATCAGTTGTTTTGCGTTTGTGCAGAACTACTGGCTGCTGCTGGGCCTGGCGGTCGTTGCCGGAATCGGCAACTCGCTGTTTCACCCCAACGCGTACCAGCAGATCTATCAGTTTTCCACTCCCACCAACCGGGGAACGTTGCTGTCGCTGTTCTCGATAGGCGGCAGTTTCGGCTACGGGGCTGCACCGCTGGTTGTCGGCGCCCTTCTTGTCTGGGCAGGTCTTCCGGCCCTCATCTATCTGATCATTCCGGGAATCATTGTCGCGTTTATTATTTCCCGCTTCCCGCAAAAACCGATGCATGAACCGGCAGTCGCTGACCGTTCGGTCAGCGGCGGCAGTGCAAACTGGCGATGTGCTGGACTGATGCTTGGCCTCAGTTCACTGCGGACCTGGGTGTACTACGGGTTTCTCGCGTTCGCAACGGTGTACCTGACCACGTATGCGGGCGTTGAGTACTTCGTTGCAACACTGTTCGTCACCGGCATGTTCTATGCAGGAATGATCGCAACCCTAGTTGCGGCTGTCAGTTCGGATAAAGTCGGCAGAAAGGAAGTTCTTCTGATCTCCTATGCCTGTTCCGTCCCCGCATATCTGGGTATTTTTCTACTGCCCGCCCCGTTCTCGCTACTGTCACTGCTTGCCGCGGGTTTCTTCCTGATGGCTCCGGCAACGATTGAGATCGCAACCGTGCAGGAGATGATGCCCGGCAGCGTGGGTCTTGCGTCCGGCATTGTGATCGGTATTCCACTGGGAGTGAGTGCGTTTGCGAGTCTGGTGATCGGTGTCCTTGCCGACATCGTCGGCAGCATGCCCGAGGTACTGATGATGCAGGCGATACTGATGGCGGCGACGGTAGTACTGTGTATCTTCCTGCCGTATCCGCTGAAGTTGTGGAGTCGGTGA
- a CDS encoding METTL5 family protein, which produces MKLRQLEMQLQKVRGFTRPRSDAEQYMTPAPLAARMLYHAAMNGDIADLRVCDLGCGTGMLSIAAALLGADVIAVDFDTAALAAARENAELFGVDITFAEVRIGDADPGITADTVIMNPPFGAQKEHADRPFIDAALRIAPVCYGIFNAGSIPFLAAYTKGRAEIVEKISAQLTIPKQFAFHTRESLEISVEIAHFERIVCPIE; this is translated from the coding sequence ATGAAACTCCGCCAGCTTGAAATGCAGCTGCAGAAAGTCCGCGGATTCACCCGTCCGCGTTCTGATGCGGAACAGTACATGACGCCCGCCCCGCTTGCCGCCCGGATGCTGTATCACGCGGCAATGAACGGTGACATCGCAGACCTCCGGGTCTGCGATCTCGGATGCGGTACCGGCATGCTCTCCATCGCAGCCGCACTGCTCGGCGCAGACGTCATCGCAGTTGACTTCGACACCGCGGCTCTTGCCGCTGCCCGGGAAAACGCGGAACTCTTTGGAGTGGACATCACCTTTGCCGAGGTCCGTATCGGCGATGCGGACCCCGGCATCACCGCCGACACTGTTATCATGAACCCGCCGTTCGGCGCACAAAAGGAACACGCCGACCGTCCCTTCATCGACGCAGCCCTCCGAATTGCGCCGGTGTGCTACGGCATCTTCAACGCAGGCAGCATTCCATTCCTCGCCGCCTATACTAAAGGCCGTGCCGAAATCGTAGAAAAAATATCCGCACAGCTGACAATTCCCAAACAGTTTGCGTTCCACACCAGGGAATCCCTGGAAATTTCGGTAGAGATAGCACATTTTGAGCGCATCGTATGTCCCATCGAATAA
- the dph2 gene encoding diphthamide biosynthesis enzyme Dph2, which produces MIPLTGLITDLRTRNAKRVAVQLPEGLKRGTAMLAKALRDEGFDVTICGDACWGACDLALDALADADVLVHIGHTPVTPEENVIYIPFRQDINPDILASALPALAPYSRIGIVTTIQHAHQTEDMRRWLAEHGITAVIGKGSSRTPQPGQILGCTYAAAKSADADAYLFVGTGVFHAIGVSLATGKPTFALDPYGDGGVQEVSADRLLRKRFVQIEKAKTAETFGILLSGKSGQCRKELARRLAALTDKASIILIREVSEMQLRNLGFDAYVNTACPRLALDDQSRFPMPVLSPAEFEIVLGLRSWDDYAIDEIA; this is translated from the coding sequence ATGATCCCGCTTACCGGCCTCATAACTGATCTCCGTACCCGCAACGCAAAACGCGTCGCTGTCCAGCTTCCCGAAGGACTCAAGCGAGGAACCGCAATGCTTGCCAAAGCACTCCGCGACGAAGGATTTGACGTAACCATCTGCGGTGACGCATGCTGGGGCGCATGCGACCTCGCACTTGACGCCCTCGCCGATGCCGACGTCCTCGTCCACATCGGCCACACACCCGTCACCCCGGAGGAAAACGTCATCTACATCCCGTTCCGGCAGGACATAAACCCGGACATCCTCGCCTCCGCCCTCCCGGCACTTGCCCCTTATTCCCGCATCGGCATCGTCACCACCATCCAGCACGCCCACCAGACCGAAGACATGCGCCGCTGGCTCGCAGAACACGGCATCACCGCCGTCATCGGCAAGGGCTCCTCCCGCACCCCGCAGCCCGGACAGATACTCGGCTGCACCTACGCCGCCGCAAAATCCGCAGATGCAGATGCATACCTCTTCGTTGGAACCGGCGTCTTCCACGCAATCGGCGTCTCACTTGCAACCGGCAAACCCACCTTCGCCCTCGACCCGTACGGCGACGGCGGCGTACAGGAAGTCTCCGCCGACCGCCTGCTCCGCAAACGGTTTGTACAGATAGAAAAAGCAAAAACCGCCGAAACATTCGGCATACTGCTCTCCGGCAAATCCGGGCAGTGCCGGAAAGAACTTGCCCGCCGTCTTGCCGCGCTCACCGACAAAGCCTCCATCATCCTCATCCGCGAAGTCTCCGAGATGCAGCTGCGCAACCTCGGCTTCGACGCATACGTAAACACCGCCTGTCCCCGGCTCGCCCTGGACGATCAGAGCCGGTTTCCGATGCCGGTCCTCTCCCCGGCGGAGTTTGAGATCGTTCTCGGACTCCGCAGCTGGGACGACTACGCAATTGACGAGATAGCATAA
- a CDS encoding 4Fe-4S dicluster domain-containing protein, whose amino-acid sequence MKSDSKIYEMGGVITEADGEHCTVRLRMPAGIATADQVIAAAELAKKYGTNELHFTTRQTLEIPHIPADRLPSFYEDLVATGNNVGAERGEIVNITACPGTERCKFANIDAVGMAKKIDAKYFGKDMPGKVRIAISACPNACTSETLNEIGITGICTPVRQPGYCTGCGTCVQYCQEDALSVREGKIIMDDGSCVDCGTCVRSCIYGILESKPVSYRITFGGRRGRHPKVGTHLITVNTEESALQVIDLIVDWIYRYARFDRPIIQQIGSDLDMEEFKTHLRKKIPTETIVL is encoded by the coding sequence ATGAAATCAGACTCCAAAATATACGAAATGGGCGGAGTAATAACCGAGGCGGACGGAGAACACTGTACCGTCCGGCTGCGGATGCCTGCCGGCATCGCAACCGCCGATCAGGTCATCGCCGCAGCAGAGCTCGCCAAAAAATACGGAACAAACGAACTTCACTTCACCACCCGGCAAACGCTTGAAATTCCGCACATTCCCGCAGATAGACTTCCCTCCTTTTATGAAGATCTTGTCGCCACAGGAAACAACGTCGGTGCCGAACGCGGAGAAATCGTCAACATCACCGCATGCCCCGGGACGGAACGGTGCAAATTCGCCAATATTGATGCAGTCGGCATGGCAAAGAAGATCGATGCCAAATACTTCGGTAAGGACATGCCCGGCAAAGTCCGTATCGCCATCTCTGCATGCCCCAATGCCTGTACCAGTGAAACTCTCAATGAAATCGGGATCACCGGCATCTGTACACCCGTCCGCCAGCCCGGCTACTGTACCGGCTGCGGGACCTGTGTCCAGTACTGTCAGGAAGATGCACTCAGTGTCCGGGAAGGAAAAATCATCATGGATGACGGCAGTTGTGTGGACTGCGGAACCTGTGTCCGCTCCTGTATCTATGGAATTCTCGAATCAAAACCGGTCTCCTATCGTATCACCTTCGGCGGCAGACGCGGACGTCATCCCAAAGTCGGTACACATCTGATAACCGTGAACACCGAGGAGTCAGCCCTGCAGGTCATTGATCTGATCGTTGACTGGATCTACCGGTACGCGAGATTTGACCGACCCATCATCCAGCAGATCGGATCAGATCTTGATATGGAAGAGTTCAAAACACATCTGCGGAAAAAAATCCCCACGGAAACAATCGTTCTTTGA
- a CDS encoding 4Fe-4S dicluster domain-containing protein, giving the protein MADPNLYLKGGVIPERDNEHYIIRLRTPAGMLGVEALAGIAKIAKKYGVTDTHLTTRQTIELLHVSPEVLDGLLAALEKNGTPIGAERNEVVNVTACLGNANCKYSVIDTLSLARKLDERHFGKEMPVKVRIAISGCPNGCTSERLNEIGITGLRRPIRNEGLCTGCGTCGYYCRENAIMIENGKLRLNQGDCMLCGFCIHACPFQYINFEDPLYLITLGGRRGRHPKIGRTFYIARSEDDVVEIVGKIIYWIFRSIASDKMLPEQLTDEEFAEFREKVMKSVKPLGIEGVDPTNAYCLQQH; this is encoded by the coding sequence ATGGCAGATCCGAATCTCTATCTCAAAGGTGGTGTTATCCCCGAACGGGATAATGAACACTATATTATCCGGCTCCGGACACCCGCCGGCATGCTGGGCGTGGAGGCTCTCGCGGGAATTGCGAAGATCGCAAAAAAATACGGAGTTACGGATACACATTTAACCACACGGCAGACGATTGAGCTGCTTCATGTGAGTCCGGAGGTCTTAGACGGTCTTCTTGCGGCTCTTGAGAAGAACGGAACGCCGATCGGTGCAGAGCGGAATGAGGTTGTAAATGTTACCGCGTGCCTCGGGAATGCGAACTGTAAATATTCTGTCATCGATACGCTTTCCCTTGCCAGAAAACTGGATGAGCGGCATTTCGGCAAGGAGATGCCGGTAAAGGTCCGTATTGCTATCTCCGGTTGTCCGAACGGATGTACCAGTGAGCGGTTGAATGAGATCGGCATCACCGGACTCCGCCGCCCGATACGAAACGAAGGACTTTGTACCGGTTGCGGAACCTGCGGGTACTACTGCCGTGAGAATGCAATCATGATCGAAAACGGAAAGCTCCGGCTGAACCAGGGAGACTGTATGCTCTGCGGGTTCTGTATTCATGCCTGTCCTTTCCAGTACATTAACTTCGAGGATCCGCTCTATCTGATTACACTCGGCGGCAGACGCGGACGCCATCCGAAGATCGGAAGAACATTCTATATTGCACGTTCCGAGGACGATGTTGTGGAGATTGTGGGGAAGATTATCTACTGGATTTTCCGGAGTATTGCATCGGATAAGATGCTTCCCGAACAGCTGACTGATGAGGAGTTCGCAGAGTTCCGCGAGAAGGTTATGAAGAGTGTAAAACCGCTCGGTATTGAGGGTGTGGATCCGACCAACGCGTACTGCCTCCAGCAGCACTAA
- a CDS encoding C-GCAxxG-C-C family (seleno)protein, with the protein MTLPSYFSIPDTLDCAQLKTQAEELFNSGQFYCSEVVVKIIRDTFCPSVSDEIIAAASGFPVGMGGGGCTCGAVAGGVMALGLIFGRTRPGEKVQSAECMKYARELHDRFRKENKSVCCRVLTKNMLADSPEHTKQCAELTGEVVEIVTGIILREAKAP; encoded by the coding sequence ATGACGCTCCCTTCCTATTTTTCCATTCCCGACACGCTTGACTGTGCTCAATTAAAAACGCAGGCGGAAGAGCTTTTCAACAGCGGACAATTTTATTGTTCGGAGGTTGTGGTAAAAATAATCAGAGATACCTTCTGTCCGTCCGTTTCGGATGAGATTATCGCTGCCGCGTCAGGTTTTCCTGTGGGTATGGGAGGCGGAGGGTGCACGTGCGGGGCTGTGGCAGGAGGAGTTATGGCTCTCGGCCTTATCTTCGGCAGAACACGACCCGGGGAAAAAGTACAGTCAGCAGAGTGTATGAAATATGCCCGTGAGCTTCACGACAGATTCCGGAAAGAGAATAAATCGGTGTGCTGCCGTGTGCTGACAAAAAATATGCTCGCGGATTCACCGGAGCATACAAAACAGTGTGCCGAACTCACGGGTGAGGTTGTTGAAATTGTCACCGGGATCATTCTCAGAGAAGCAAAAGCACCGTAA
- a CDS encoding OsmC family protein — protein sequence MLNNIDIAQVKQYEAEIKADDNEALFTTKMTGTWQFDENGPQFTADAKTDAGPVTFALAHPNFEKLGNYPSPMAYGLFWICGCASATFMTAAAKRGIKIDALHTDIEADLDYHAQFQLGTQPLVGAYRVTFNVTSAQATDEEIESLKQAAYNGCMALFTVRTAIPLTVSAKRA from the coding sequence ATGCTGAATAATATTGATATAGCACAGGTAAAGCAATACGAAGCTGAAATAAAGGCTGACGACAATGAAGCGCTGTTCACGACCAAGATGACCGGAACCTGGCAGTTCGATGAGAACGGCCCGCAGTTTACGGCAGACGCAAAGACCGATGCAGGACCGGTTACCTTCGCGTTAGCCCATCCGAATTTCGAGAAGCTCGGCAACTATCCGTCACCGATGGCATACGGCCTGTTCTGGATCTGCGGATGTGCTTCGGCTACGTTCATGACAGCTGCCGCAAAAAGAGGTATCAAGATCGATGCCCTGCACACCGACATCGAAGCAGACCTCGATTATCATGCGCAGTTCCAGCTCGGAACACAGCCTCTGGTCGGCGCATACAGAGTTACGTTCAATGTAACAAGTGCACAGGCAACCGATGAAGAGATCGAAAGCCTGAAACAGGCGGCTTATAACGGGTGTATGGCACTGTTTACCGTGAGAACCGCAATCCCGTTAACCGTTTCCGCAAAGAGAGCATGA
- a CDS encoding sulfurtransferase TusA family protein: MTHTLDITGKVCPICLLTVDKELKKLSSGEDLVVVCDHAPAATASIPEYCGDRHFGCSVKLIENGLWEITITKN; encoded by the coding sequence ATGACTCATACATTAGATATTACCGGGAAAGTCTGTCCGATCTGTCTTCTGACCGTGGACAAAGAGCTGAAGAAACTGTCGTCCGGAGAAGACCTTGTTGTGGTATGCGATCATGCACCCGCAGCCACAGCGTCAATTCCCGAGTACTGCGGAGACAGACACTTCGGATGCAGTGTCAAACTGATTGAAAACGGACTTTGGGAAATCACTATCACTAAGAACTGA